The Citrifermentans bemidjiense Bem genome window below encodes:
- a CDS encoding tetratricopeptide repeat protein, whose protein sequence is MTYTRSTQKHLLVFLILALVGLAAYGNTFSVPFQFDDDAYIVNNPAIKDFNAFISPGTVTGGAELSPTAIPPALRVAFMTRIVGYLSLAVDYHIHGLQVAGYHIVNLALHIINAWLVYLVLGHLFGVRGKDELEEGSAGIRPLPLIGALLFLCHPIQTHAVTYVTSRFVLLASFFSLLALTSYLGFREAHNGSRAKFYLALCVVSASLGMLTKEFTFTLPFVIALYEFSFFPGTFRDHLRKVWPVALAVPIIPGLIFLQKGQLTALGGTMRTLTAADSSGIGRLDYLLTQFNVVAGYLRLLLFPLGQNVDHDFAVQHNLAAPAVLLPLLLLLCLFGWAAVGYVRSLRAGDAAARVIPFGILWFFMTLSVESSIIPLGELSAEYRLYLPSLGVIIVLCWLADRACLRLSAGRRARFAAALVVIGMLGTLTILRNSVWQSEISLWRDAVKKSPAKLRPHQNLALYYGKAGRLEEARQELQQAIAIKPDDFELHNNLGIVYRQQGNLDAAILEYERALQLEPADAMARYNLGNAYLGRGRYQEALEQYQSCLKLIPDYDDLHNNMGIVYNKAGQSDAAIKEFQEALRLNPANAHARRNLESSMNRATR, encoded by the coding sequence ATGACGTACACGCGCTCTACCCAAAAGCACCTCCTGGTGTTTCTGATTTTGGCCCTCGTGGGCCTCGCGGCCTACGGCAATACCTTCTCCGTCCCGTTCCAGTTCGACGACGACGCCTACATCGTTAACAACCCCGCCATCAAGGATTTCAACGCCTTCATATCACCGGGCACCGTCACTGGAGGAGCAGAGCTCTCACCGACCGCCATCCCGCCTGCACTGCGGGTCGCTTTCATGACGCGCATCGTGGGTTACCTTTCGCTCGCAGTCGACTACCACATACACGGCCTGCAGGTCGCCGGGTACCATATCGTCAATCTTGCACTGCATATCATTAACGCATGGCTCGTGTACCTGGTGCTGGGGCACCTGTTCGGGGTCAGGGGGAAGGACGAGCTCGAAGAAGGGTCCGCCGGGATAAGGCCACTGCCACTGATCGGGGCACTACTGTTTCTTTGCCATCCGATCCAAACCCACGCGGTCACCTACGTCACGTCGCGCTTCGTCCTCCTGGCCTCATTCTTCTCATTGCTCGCCTTGACCTCCTACCTCGGCTTTCGCGAGGCCCACAATGGCTCCCGAGCGAAGTTCTACCTCGCCCTTTGCGTCGTCTCCGCCTCGCTGGGCATGCTGACCAAGGAATTCACCTTCACCCTCCCCTTCGTCATCGCGCTTTACGAGTTCTCCTTCTTCCCCGGCACCTTTCGCGACCATCTGCGGAAGGTCTGGCCGGTTGCGCTTGCCGTTCCCATCATCCCCGGTCTCATCTTCCTCCAGAAAGGGCAACTCACCGCCCTCGGCGGCACCATGCGCACCCTCACCGCCGCGGACTCGTCCGGCATCGGAAGGCTCGACTACCTGCTGACCCAGTTCAACGTGGTGGCAGGCTACCTGCGCTTGCTGCTCTTCCCTTTGGGGCAGAACGTCGACCACGACTTCGCGGTGCAGCACAACCTTGCCGCTCCAGCCGTCCTCCTCCCGCTTTTGCTGCTGCTATGCCTGTTCGGCTGGGCTGCCGTCGGGTACGTCCGTTCCCTGCGCGCCGGGGACGCCGCAGCGAGGGTGATCCCTTTCGGCATCCTCTGGTTTTTCATGACCTTATCGGTCGAGTCAAGCATCATCCCTCTCGGAGAGTTGTCCGCGGAGTACCGGCTTTACCTCCCCTCCCTTGGGGTAATCATCGTGCTGTGTTGGCTCGCTGACCGGGCATGCCTGCGTCTGTCGGCGGGAAGAAGGGCTCGGTTCGCGGCTGCCCTTGTCGTCATCGGGATGCTCGGTACGCTGACCATCCTGCGCAACAGCGTGTGGCAAAGCGAAATTTCATTGTGGCGGGACGCGGTGAAAAAGAGTCCGGCGAAGCTGAGGCCCCATCAAAACCTGGCGCTCTATTACGGGAAGGCAGGACGGTTGGAAGAAGCGAGACAGGAACTGCAGCAGGCGATCGCCATCAAACCGGACGACTTCGAACTGCACAACAACCTGGGCATCGTCTATCGGCAACAGGGGAACCTCGATGCCGCGATCCTGGAGTACGAGCGCGCCCTGCAGCTCGAACCCGCCGATGCGATGGCGCGCTACAACCTTGGCAACGCCTACCTGGGACGGGGAAGGTACCAGGAGGCGCTTGAACAGTACCAGTCATGCCTCAAACTGATCCCGGATTACGACGATCTCCACAACAACATGGGCATCGTCTACAACAAAGCCGGACAAAGCGACGCCGCGATCAAGGAGTTCCAGGAGGCCCTGCGCCTCAATCCGGCAAACGCACATGCCAGGAGGAACCTGGAAAGCAGCATGAACCGGGCGACGAGGTGA
- a CDS encoding glycosyltransferase family 2 protein, translated as MKLSVVIPIYNEKETIRAIHAAVQAVPIDKEIILVDDYSTDGTREILNELASPSTRVLLHERNMGKGAALRTGFGNVLGDIVIIQDADLEYDPQEYAKLTRPILEGKADVVYGSRFVTGEYRRVLFFWHMLGNKFLTLLSNMMTNMNLTDMETCYKVFRREVLENITIEENRFGFEPEITAKIAKMNVRIYEVGISYSGRTYKEGKKIGWKDGVAALKCILKYNLLR; from the coding sequence ATGAAACTGTCGGTCGTCATTCCGATTTACAACGAAAAGGAAACCATCAGAGCCATTCATGCCGCCGTACAGGCTGTGCCTATAGACAAGGAGATCATCCTTGTAGACGACTATTCAACCGACGGCACCCGCGAAATCCTGAACGAACTCGCCAGCCCCTCCACCCGGGTGCTGCTGCACGAGCGGAATATGGGGAAGGGAGCGGCGCTCAGGACCGGATTCGGGAATGTGCTCGGAGACATCGTGATAATCCAGGATGCGGACCTGGAATACGACCCCCAGGAATACGCCAAGCTGACACGGCCGATACTGGAGGGGAAAGCCGACGTCGTGTACGGTTCCAGGTTCGTCACTGGCGAGTACCGCAGAGTCCTGTTCTTCTGGCACATGCTGGGCAACAAGTTCCTCACCCTTCTCTCCAACATGATGACCAATATGAACCTCACCGACATGGAAACCTGCTACAAGGTGTTCCGGCGAGAGGTCTTGGAAAACATCACTATCGAGGAAAATCGTTTCGGCTTTGAGCCGGAAATCACCGCGAAGATCGCCAAGATGAACGTGCGCATCTACGAAGTCGGCATCTCCTACTCCGGCAGAACCTACAAGGAAGGGAAGAAAATCGGTTGGAAGGACGGGGTTGCCGCTCTCAAATGCATCCTGAAGTACAACCTGCTGCGCTAA
- a CDS encoding tetratricopeptide repeat protein: MTEATVGTRRPSRRFWLPILILAAATLLVYSVSFFNGFVLDDEMIIVNNPQTLSLSNVPDVLFAPDLIKPYYRPLNRATYLFDYQVAGMNPAWYHGVNIVIHLGNALLLYLICRRLLSDRWAALAVGLLFAVHPANSEAVNWVSARNTLMALFFSLASLLAYLEGRMKGKTLLVVSPLLYFCGLLSKETGLMMSAVFFVLTFFPMQEGEARLSWKDRIILLSPYFILTLVYFGMRFYSLQGVVGTPVPASGLLERVAQNYHIIPQYLALLLYPADLTLFHKVPQGGLFSPPWHLAAVLFLTWMVWLALSSRNRVALFGLVWFVINYAPISNIVPIPSDQITERYLYMPAVGFFFGLGAVLSWILARTNLRFAKAAVVVLLVAASAVTVHRNLDWRNALSLFTSGVRNDPESPGAHYNLGTAYMENGDLAAARREWERTLALNARHGEAMMQMGTLAATGGDLRTAEAYYRAALQTPPGQTDPNKSMAHLNLGKICEKRGDLKQALQHYRLFMKTVPVTYMEYKGDTERRIKLLEQS, from the coding sequence ATGACCGAGGCAACTGTCGGCACCCGCCGTCCAAGCAGGCGGTTTTGGCTCCCTATCCTGATCTTGGCGGCGGCGACGCTGCTGGTCTACTCAGTCAGCTTCTTCAACGGTTTCGTTCTCGACGACGAGATGATCATCGTGAACAACCCGCAGACGCTCAGCCTGAGCAATGTACCCGACGTGCTGTTCGCGCCCGACCTGATCAAGCCCTACTATCGTCCGCTGAACCGGGCCACCTACCTGTTCGACTACCAGGTCGCCGGTATGAACCCCGCCTGGTATCACGGCGTGAACATCGTCATACACCTCGGCAACGCGCTGCTTCTTTATCTGATCTGCCGACGCCTTTTGTCGGACCGCTGGGCAGCCCTGGCTGTGGGGCTGCTCTTCGCGGTGCACCCCGCCAACAGCGAGGCGGTGAACTGGGTCTCCGCACGCAACACCCTCATGGCGCTCTTCTTCAGCCTCGCTTCCCTCTTGGCCTACCTGGAGGGGAGGATGAAGGGGAAGACGCTGCTGGTCGTCTCCCCTTTGCTTTACTTCTGCGGTCTGCTCAGCAAGGAGACGGGGCTCATGATGTCCGCCGTGTTCTTCGTGCTCACCTTTTTCCCCATGCAGGAGGGGGAGGCGCGACTTTCCTGGAAGGACCGCATCATCCTGCTTTCCCCGTACTTCATCCTCACCTTGGTGTACTTCGGGATGCGCTTTTATTCACTGCAGGGGGTCGTAGGCACCCCGGTCCCGGCTTCGGGGTTGCTGGAGAGAGTGGCCCAGAATTACCACATCATCCCGCAGTATCTGGCCCTGCTTCTCTACCCGGCGGATCTCACCCTGTTCCACAAGGTGCCGCAGGGCGGGCTTTTCTCCCCTCCCTGGCACCTCGCCGCGGTGCTTTTCCTGACCTGGATGGTCTGGCTCGCGCTTAGCAGCCGCAACCGGGTTGCGCTTTTCGGACTTGTCTGGTTCGTGATCAACTACGCTCCCATCTCCAATATCGTACCCATCCCGAGCGACCAGATCACCGAGCGGTATCTATATATGCCCGCCGTCGGGTTTTTCTTCGGTCTCGGCGCCGTGCTCTCCTGGATTTTGGCGCGGACCAATCTGCGCTTTGCCAAGGCGGCGGTCGTGGTTCTCCTCGTCGCCGCCTCGGCGGTCACCGTGCACCGCAATCTCGACTGGCGCAACGCCCTGTCGCTTTTCACCAGCGGCGTGCGCAACGATCCCGAGTCCCCGGGCGCCCACTACAACCTTGGGACCGCCTACATGGAGAACGGCGACCTGGCCGCCGCCCGGCGCGAATGGGAGCGGACCCTCGCGCTCAACGCCAGGCATGGCGAGGCGATGATGCAGATGGGGACGCTGGCTGCCACCGGCGGGGACCTCCGCACCGCCGAGGCCTACTACCGGGCCGCCCTGCAGACGCCTCCAGGCCAGACCGACCCGAACAAATCCATGGCCCACCTGAATCTGGGCAAAATCTGCGAGAAACGGGGCGACCTGAAGCAGGCGCTGCAGCACTACCGACTGTTCATGAAGACAGTTCCCGTTACCTATATGGAGTACAAAGGCGATACCGAACGCAGGATCAAGCTTCTGGAGCAAAGCTAA
- a CDS encoding class I SAM-dependent methyltransferase, whose protein sequence is MPDTCNACGETLHPLMPQVPDPMTGERFAIATCPRCELGHTLPQPQDLAPYYTAQYYGKRHGASGGYCTARRLRLVREAIPGSPGILLDIGCGDGSFLVAARAAGWQVAGTELNPTPARAAGLDVREAVEEYGGAAQFDCITMWHTLEHMRDIPSMLAQVAGLLKPKGRLIVAVPDFGGLQARLFGPAWLHADVPRHLYHFNRKALEYSLTVAGLTPHVWRHQEFEYDLLGWSQSALNRLQKQPNLFFYLLTGKRCDAGPGSRFFAMAAGIVLTFLSLPALAVSTMLGRGGTLIVVAGRTPSPQEQTK, encoded by the coding sequence ATGCCGGACACATGCAATGCCTGCGGCGAAACTCTGCATCCCCTGATGCCCCAAGTGCCGGATCCGATGACCGGTGAACGGTTTGCCATCGCGACCTGTCCCCGCTGCGAACTGGGGCATACCCTGCCGCAACCCCAGGACTTGGCTCCCTATTACACAGCGCAGTATTACGGCAAAAGGCACGGGGCTTCCGGCGGCTATTGCACGGCGCGCCGTCTGAGGCTCGTACGGGAGGCCATTCCCGGCAGCCCTGGCATACTGCTGGATATCGGCTGCGGCGACGGCTCTTTTCTGGTGGCGGCCCGTGCCGCCGGCTGGCAGGTGGCCGGCACCGAGCTCAACCCGACTCCCGCCCGCGCCGCCGGGCTCGATGTACGCGAAGCGGTTGAGGAGTACGGCGGCGCCGCGCAGTTTGACTGCATAACCATGTGGCACACGCTGGAGCACATGCGCGACATTCCCTCCATGCTGGCGCAGGTGGCGGGACTGCTCAAACCCAAAGGACGACTGATCGTCGCGGTTCCCGATTTCGGGGGACTGCAGGCCCGGCTCTTCGGTCCTGCCTGGCTCCATGCCGACGTCCCGAGGCACCTCTACCATTTCAACCGAAAGGCGCTGGAGTACAGCCTTACCGTTGCCGGCCTGACTCCGCACGTCTGGCGTCACCAGGAGTTCGAGTACGACCTGCTCGGATGGTCGCAGAGCGCGCTGAACCGGCTGCAGAAGCAACCAAACCTCTTCTTTTACCTGCTCACCGGCAAGCGGTGCGACGCGGGACCGGGGAGCCGCTTCTTTGCCATGGCCGCCGGCATCGTCCTCACCTTCTTGTCTCTTCCGGCTCTTGCCGTGAGCACAATGCTCGGGCGCGGCGGCACCTTGATCGTAGTAGCCGGCCGGACCCCATCACCACAGGAACAAACAAAATGA
- a CDS encoding tetratricopeptide repeat protein: MKRRLPAIIIALLVCWSGSCYADFQEAERAFDKGDYPSALALYRADKTPESFNKLGVLYYNGLGVGRNVSEALHWFRRAADLGSAEAQANLGQLYETGDGVTMDLAEAMKWYGKAAAGGDPDAQHDFDRLRAESEPRRIRWYRRDALLGHVTAQYNLADAYYHGEEVPQDKREAAKWYLKAAEQGNVPAQYMLGLMLLQGDGVQNASAEGVAWLRKAASSGHREAQYQMGRCLLQGIGVRRDSEEAVLWLRKAAAQGEPTAVAALKEVGK, translated from the coding sequence ATGAAAAGACGATTACCGGCAATCATCATCGCATTATTGGTCTGCTGGAGCGGCTCGTGCTACGCGGATTTTCAGGAGGCCGAGAGGGCATTCGACAAGGGTGATTACCCCTCCGCTCTCGCCTTATACCGGGCCGATAAGACACCAGAGTCGTTTAACAAACTAGGCGTGCTTTACTACAATGGCCTCGGCGTCGGCAGGAATGTCAGTGAGGCGCTGCATTGGTTTCGCCGGGCGGCGGATCTGGGGAGTGCGGAAGCCCAGGCCAATCTCGGCCAACTGTACGAAACCGGCGATGGCGTCACCATGGACCTTGCGGAAGCTATGAAGTGGTACGGCAAAGCTGCCGCTGGCGGGGACCCCGACGCCCAGCACGATTTTGACCGTCTGCGCGCGGAGAGTGAGCCGAGAAGGATCCGCTGGTACCGCAGGGATGCCCTACTCGGTCATGTCACGGCCCAGTATAACCTTGCCGACGCCTACTATCATGGCGAAGAAGTGCCTCAGGACAAGCGCGAGGCGGCGAAGTGGTACCTGAAGGCTGCGGAGCAGGGGAACGTTCCGGCGCAGTACATGCTGGGGCTCATGCTGTTGCAAGGAGACGGCGTGCAAAACGCTTCGGCTGAAGGAGTCGCCTGGCTGCGAAAAGCCGCCTCCTCCGGTCATCGGGAAGCCCAGTACCAGATGGGCCGATGCTTGCTGCAGGGGATTGGAGTGCGACGCGACAGTGAGGAGGCCGTCCTGTGGCTGCGAAAAGCCGCGGCACAGGGAGAGCCGACAGCGGTGGCTGCATTGAAAGAGGTGGGAAAATGA
- a CDS encoding tetratricopeptide repeat protein, with translation MLKNDANKKILLAFILVVVTLAVFAKTAGNDFINFDDPGYVTKNPVVQQGLSAAGISWAFTATAMSNWHPLTWLSHMLDVQLFGLHPAGHHLMNVVIHAAAALLLFLFLVRTVGGVWLGFSVAALFALHPLHVESVAWVAERKDVLSCLLMLVSLHFWVSYVKRPGPRPYLGALLAFVAGLMAKPMLVTLPVVLLLLDYWPFRRLFSEVDAGGAGVGSARATPLFVLMKEKIPFFLFSALSSIITIYGQQHGGAMATLAKAPIYLRVENSLVAYAKYLGLMLWPRGLAILYPFPQSVPLWQPAAAVLILAVLTAAVFILRRRYPYLVTGWLWYLVTLLPVIGLIQVGGQSTADRYTYIPLIGIFLAICCLVADLTKGWHAQRTFLFAVGAVSLTALTTVTIRQLDYWKDSIAICRHALAVTHDNYLITNNYGIALDARGDLAGAYRQFQETLRINPRSTIAYSNLGALSIRWGQYENGLMYYDKALGITPNSAVALEGMGKALAGLGRGEEAITKFRQALAVDPRLPEVHLALATELTKAGRPEEALEHEEAARQLEPLSPQTAINLGVALAKQGRLAEALDSFTRAVAIDPASVEAHFNRGVALAGLGRPDEAALEFNRVLAIRPDTVAARNWLEKIGRK, from the coding sequence ATGCTGAAAAACGATGCGAACAAAAAGATCCTTCTGGCATTTATCCTCGTCGTCGTCACCCTCGCGGTCTTCGCCAAGACCGCCGGCAACGATTTCATAAACTTCGACGACCCGGGCTACGTCACCAAGAACCCTGTGGTGCAGCAAGGGCTCAGCGCCGCCGGCATCTCCTGGGCGTTCACCGCTACCGCCATGTCGAACTGGCACCCTTTGACCTGGCTGTCCCACATGCTCGACGTGCAACTTTTCGGCTTGCACCCCGCCGGGCATCACCTGATGAACGTCGTGATCCATGCCGCGGCGGCGCTCCTTTTGTTCCTGTTCCTGGTCCGGACCGTCGGAGGGGTCTGGCTCGGCTTCTCCGTTGCCGCGCTCTTCGCCCTCCATCCGCTTCACGTGGAGTCGGTCGCATGGGTCGCCGAGCGCAAGGACGTGCTGAGCTGCCTCCTCATGCTTGTGTCGCTTCATTTTTGGGTGAGCTACGTGAAAAGACCGGGGCCGCGTCCGTACCTCGGCGCCCTGCTCGCCTTCGTGGCGGGGCTGATGGCGAAGCCGATGCTGGTGACCCTTCCCGTGGTGCTCCTTCTGCTCGACTACTGGCCCTTTCGCCGCCTCTTCTCCGAGGTGGATGCGGGCGGGGCGGGCGTCGGCAGCGCAAGGGCGACCCCGCTTTTTGTGCTGATGAAGGAGAAGATCCCCTTTTTCCTTTTCTCCGCGCTCTCCTCCATCATCACCATCTACGGGCAGCAACATGGCGGGGCGATGGCGACCCTGGCCAAGGCGCCCATTTACCTGCGCGTGGAGAATTCGCTGGTCGCCTACGCGAAGTACCTCGGGCTCATGCTCTGGCCCCGGGGGCTCGCCATCCTGTACCCCTTCCCGCAGTCGGTACCATTGTGGCAGCCGGCCGCAGCGGTACTCATCCTTGCGGTGCTCACCGCGGCCGTTTTCATTTTGCGCCGCCGCTACCCCTACCTAGTCACCGGCTGGCTGTGGTACTTGGTGACCCTGCTCCCCGTAATCGGCCTGATCCAGGTCGGTGGACAGTCCACGGCGGACCGGTACACCTACATCCCACTGATCGGGATTTTCCTCGCCATCTGCTGTCTCGTCGCCGACCTGACTAAAGGGTGGCACGCGCAGCGAACGTTTCTTTTCGCCGTTGGAGCCGTGTCCCTCACCGCGCTGACCACGGTGACCATTCGGCAACTGGACTACTGGAAGGACAGCATTGCCATCTGCCGTCATGCCCTCGCGGTCACCCATGACAACTACCTCATCACCAACAACTACGGCATTGCCCTGGATGCGAGGGGGGATCTCGCCGGGGCCTACCGGCAGTTCCAGGAAACCCTGCGCATCAATCCTCGCTCCACCATTGCCTACAGCAACCTGGGTGCGCTCAGCATCCGCTGGGGGCAGTACGAGAACGGACTGATGTATTACGACAAAGCCCTGGGCATCACACCCAACAGCGCCGTCGCCCTGGAAGGGATGGGAAAGGCCCTGGCTGGGCTTGGCCGCGGCGAAGAGGCCATTACCAAGTTCAGGCAGGCCCTTGCCGTCGACCCGAGGCTTCCCGAGGTCCACCTGGCGCTCGCCACCGAGCTTACCAAGGCAGGCAGGCCGGAAGAGGCGCTGGAGCACGAGGAGGCTGCCCGGCAGTTGGAGCCCCTTTCGCCCCAGACGGCGATCAACCTGGGAGTGGCGCTCGCGAAACAGGGACGCCTGGCGGAGGCGCTCGATTCATTCACCCGTGCCGTCGCCATCGATCCGGCCTCGGTGGAGGCCCATTTCAACAGAGGGGTCGCCCTGGCGGGGTTGGGCCGTCCTGACGAGGCGGCCCTGGAATTCAACCGTGTTCTCGCCATCCGACCCGATACCGTAGCGGCCCGCAACTGGCTGGAGAAGATCGGCAGGAAGTAA
- a CDS encoding S1 family peptidase — MKRAAILIASLAALALIRPGACHAIVGGTLVGSDEPFRKSMVGIVNPAADGVCTGILVRKDAVLTAAHCFDGSRNPEKYLAVFGTNLLPGHGDRVLHVSSIKIPEQYVPELNREQSNFDIAIVRLAEPAPPGYLPAEFAEESDFAISEGDSFLAAGYGVSKFLRNDPGVLRKLVLPWAKLVLKEDGRVIELQHLGAGPCSGDSGSPLFKTTPDASGKERYLVMGVQSQAVQRAADGRFEYGICEDIGLYTSLKPYRTWIKRTLAP; from the coding sequence ATGAAGCGTGCAGCGATCCTCATAGCATCATTGGCGGCGCTGGCCCTCATCCGGCCGGGTGCCTGCCACGCCATAGTGGGGGGGACTCTCGTCGGCAGCGACGAGCCCTTCCGGAAAAGCATGGTCGGCATCGTGAATCCGGCCGCCGATGGGGTCTGTACTGGCATCCTCGTGCGCAAGGATGCGGTCCTCACCGCCGCCCACTGCTTCGACGGTTCCCGTAACCCCGAAAAGTACCTTGCGGTTTTCGGCACAAACCTGCTGCCCGGACACGGCGACCGCGTCTTGCACGTTTCCTCAATCAAGATTCCTGAGCAGTACGTCCCCGAGCTGAACCGGGAGCAGAGTAACTTCGACATTGCCATCGTGCGGCTCGCGGAACCCGCCCCTCCGGGTTACCTCCCCGCGGAGTTCGCAGAAGAAAGCGACTTCGCCATTTCCGAAGGGGACAGCTTCCTAGCCGCGGGCTACGGGGTCTCGAAGTTTCTTCGCAACGACCCGGGGGTGCTGCGCAAACTGGTGCTCCCCTGGGCGAAACTCGTCTTAAAGGAAGACGGGCGGGTGATTGAGCTGCAGCACCTGGGAGCAGGCCCCTGCAGCGGCGACTCGGGGAGCCCTCTCTTCAAGACCACGCCGGATGCTTCGGGAAAAGAACGCTACCTGGTCATGGGCGTTCAGTCCCAGGCGGTCCAGCGTGCAGCCGACGGCCGATTCGAATACGGCATTTGCGAAGATATCGGCCTTTACACGAGTCTTAAACCCTACCGCACATGGATCAAGCGGACTCTCGCTCCCTGA
- a CDS encoding SEL1-like repeat protein: MRSGGAAWGLVLPVWLLFLLTFPLYGVSPAAADFEAGVAAYDRGDFEAARREFAADDSPEASFYLGRIFDLGQGGPRDPDLAARYYGIARGGGFTVSGSQGVKFRWYLSAAERGDASSQARIAEMYLEGDGVKKDAQQAEQWLLEAAQNDYAPAQCSLYEFYSNGVGGEKDPGLALSWLHRAADGDYVRALTTLAVLNYRGEGVTQDKAEAARLYTRAAAQGDVNAAYSLGVMYYHGDGVGQDYCKAARLFDFTARRGDSAAQGLLGFLYDNGWCVPRDKFAAAMWYLAAARGGNGQAQYNIAVMYLNGELGRTDRNMGLEFMEKAAANGVPEAREALVKLK; encoded by the coding sequence ATGAGAAGTGGGGGAGCCGCGTGGGGCCTTGTTCTGCCTGTGTGGCTCCTCTTTTTACTCACCTTCCCGCTTTATGGGGTGTCGCCGGCGGCGGCCGACTTTGAAGCAGGCGTGGCGGCGTACGACAGGGGGGACTTCGAAGCGGCGCGGCGTGAGTTCGCCGCGGACGACAGCCCCGAGGCTTCCTTCTACCTCGGCCGTATCTTCGATCTGGGACAGGGGGGGCCACGGGACCCGGACCTGGCGGCTCGCTACTACGGCATCGCCAGGGGCGGAGGCTTTACCGTTTCCGGGAGCCAAGGGGTGAAGTTTCGGTGGTACCTATCCGCCGCTGAGCGGGGTGACGCATCGAGCCAGGCCCGGATTGCTGAAATGTACCTTGAGGGAGATGGAGTCAAAAAGGACGCCCAACAGGCGGAACAGTGGCTGCTGGAGGCTGCACAGAACGATTATGCTCCAGCCCAGTGCAGTCTGTATGAGTTTTACTCCAACGGGGTCGGGGGGGAGAAGGACCCCGGCCTGGCGCTGTCCTGGCTGCACCGGGCTGCCGACGGCGACTATGTGAGGGCCCTGACCACCCTCGCCGTCCTGAACTACAGGGGCGAAGGAGTCACTCAGGACAAGGCCGAGGCGGCAAGGCTCTATACAAGGGCTGCGGCGCAGGGAGACGTCAATGCCGCCTACAGTCTAGGCGTCATGTACTACCACGGCGACGGGGTCGGCCAGGATTACTGCAAAGCCGCGCGCTTGTTCGACTTCACGGCGCGGCGCGGAGATTCGGCCGCTCAAGGTTTGCTGGGCTTTCTTTACGACAACGGCTGGTGCGTTCCGCGTGACAAGTTCGCTGCCGCCATGTGGTATCTTGCCGCGGCTCGTGGCGGAAACGGCCAAGCACAGTACAACATCGCGGTCATGTACCTGAATGGGGAGTTAGGCCGCACCGATCGGAACATGGGGCTGGAGTTCATGGAAAAAGCCGCTGCCAACGGAGTTCCCGAGGCGCGCGAGGCTTTGGTGAAGCTTAAGTAA
- a CDS encoding FKBP-type peptidyl-prolyl cis-trans isomerase, with product MKRACIVAIIAVCLSCGAVWASTAGTAPAAAAASGLVDLNLASKEQLMTLPGIGEEEAGKIIDGRPYSAKTELSRKKILPSSLLYRILDKTTIDFKAFNDTGKTKEKEAFLAEMRSSKTIRTVKTASGLSYQDLKEGHGAKVVNGKKVLVQYTGWLQDGTKFDSSLDRNKPITFTLGKGEVIRGWDEGIKTMRAGGKRRLIIPPVLAYGDKGSGSKIPPKATLVFDVEVLDVEP from the coding sequence ATGAAGAGAGCATGTATCGTTGCAATTATAGCTGTTTGTCTTTCCTGCGGGGCCGTTTGGGCGTCGACTGCGGGCACTGCGCCGGCTGCTGCTGCCGCATCCGGGCTGGTTGATCTCAACCTGGCGAGCAAGGAGCAGTTGATGACCCTTCCTGGGATCGGCGAGGAGGAGGCCGGCAAGATCATCGATGGGCGGCCTTACAGCGCGAAGACAGAGCTCTCGCGGAAAAAAATCCTCCCGTCCTCGTTGCTGTATCGCATCCTCGACAAGACGACCATCGATTTCAAGGCCTTCAACGACACCGGCAAGACAAAGGAAAAAGAGGCCTTCCTCGCGGAGATGCGCAGCAGCAAGACGATCAGGACGGTCAAGACGGCTTCGGGCCTTTCCTACCAGGATCTGAAGGAGGGGCACGGGGCGAAGGTCGTAAACGGCAAAAAAGTCCTGGTGCAGTATACCGGGTGGCTTCAAGACGGCACCAAGTTCGACAGTTCCCTGGACCGCAACAAACCCATCACCTTCACGCTCGGCAAGGGGGAGGTGATCCGCGGCTGGGATGAGGGCATAAAGACGATGAGGGCGGGCGGCAAGCGCAGGCTCATCATCCCCCCGGTGCTCGCCTACGGAGACAAGGGGAGCGGCAGCAAGATCCCACCAAAAGCCACGTTGGTCTTTGACGTCGAAGTCCTGGACGTCGAACCCTAA